From the genome of Streptomyces sp. SID8374:
ACCCGCGCGGCCTGCTGCGCCAGATCCTCCCGTACGAGCAGGAGTCCGCGCCCCCGGCCCGTACCGGCACCGCTACCTCCGGAGGCTCCCTGTGATCGAGAGACTGCTGCCCGCGTACGTCTCCTGCGCCGCGACCCGCGAGGAGAGCCTGCCGGAGGGAACCCTCTTCCCCGAGGAGGAGGAGCTGGTCGCCCGGAGCGTGCCCAAACGCCGCAACGACTTCACGACCGCGCGGGCCTGCGCGCGGCGGGCCATGGGCGGGCTCGGGCTGGAACCCGTCGCCGTACTCCACGGCAAACGCGGGATGCCCCTGTGGCCCGACGGGATCGTCGGCAGCCTCACACACTGCGACGGGTACCGGGCGGCGGCGCTGGCGCGCGCGGCGGACGTGCTGTCGCTCGGCGTCGACGCCGAGCCGCACGCCCCGCTGCCGGAAGGCGTGGGGGAGTTGGTGGTCCGCCCCTCGGAGCGTGCGCGGTTCGCGGTGGGGGCCGGGATCCACTGGGACCGGCTGGTGTTCAGCGCCAAGGAGAGCGTCTTCAAGACCTGGTACCCGCTCACCCTGACCGAGCTGGACTTCGACGAGGCGGACCTGACCTTCCACCGGGATGACGACGACCGGGTGGGAGGCACCTTCACAGCCCGGCTGGTGCGCACGGATCCGGCCCTGCCGCCGGTGCTGGACGGCAGGTGGCGAGTCGAGGACGGCATCGTGGCCACGGCGGTGCTGCTGCGGCCGGACTGGCGGGAGGCGGGCGGCACTCAGGGTTTCTGAGAGGGGCGGCAGAGCAGTCAGGGTTCCTGCGGGGCGGCTCTCAGGAACCCTGAGGCGCGGTGAGCGGGCGCCCCAGCCGGACGTTCCACCGGCCCGACCGACCGCTCAGCTCCGTGAGGACCAGAGGCGCGACGTCCAGCCGCCAGAACGCCTCCACCGGCAGCGCGAGCGCGTGCACGGCAGCGGCCCGTACGACGGCGGGTTCGGCGACCGCGAGGACGCCCCCGTCCTCGGCGCCGGGGACTCCGTCCAGCCAGCCGCCCACCCGCTCCACCAACTCCCGCAGCGACTCGCCCCCGTGCGGGGCCGCCGAGGGGTCGCCCATCCAGGCGGCCACGGCGGCGGGTTCGGCGGCGCCCACCTCGTCGAGGCGCCGACCGCTCCAGCGCCCGAGGTCCCAGCCGGTGAGCGCCGGTTCGGGGCGGGCGGCGAGACCGAGGGCGGCCGCGGTCCCGAGGCACCGCTCGGACGGGCCGCTGAGAACCGTCCCGGACCTCGGCAGGGCGGGCGCCGCCGCCCTGGCGCTCCGCTCCCCGGCCGGGTCCAGCGGCGCGTCACCGTCGAAACGGGCCTCCCGGAGCGCCGCGTTCATCGCCGGTGAGACCAACATCACCCGTACTGTCATGTTCCTGCCTCAAGTCGTTCCGGAAAGGCCCCAACGCCCGTGACCGGCAGGCGATTCGCGGCCCGAAGCTCCGCAGATTGCACCATGGCGGTGCCTGCGTACAGGCGGTATGGTCACGTCGACCATGACGACGGTGTGACGGAAGCCCGGTGAGAATCCGGCACGGTCGCGCCACTGTGTACCCGTACCTGTGCGGGAAGTCAGACCCAGCACCTTCGTCGGATGTACCACGACAGGGACGCGTGTTCCCACAGGAGGTTCCGCCATGGCGCAGTCCGCCGCTCCCGCAACCGGGGCACCCGCCATCACTCCGATCTCCGCGAAGGCCCTTGCCCCCTGGGCGGTCTTCGTCGGCATCCTGGCTCTCGTACTGCTGTACTTCGTCGGCGCCGAACAGGGCGCCACCGCCCTCATCTCGGGCGAAGGCGTCCACGAGTGGGTCCACGACGGCCGTCACCTGCTCGGTTTCCCCTGCCACTGAGCCACCCGCGACATCCGGTTCAGCGAAGGAACAAGGGAAACAGGGAAAGTCTCGTGAACTCCATATCTGTCAGAGCTCTGCTCGTGCGCGGCATGATCGCGGGCGTGATCGCGGGTGCGCTGGCCCTCGCCGTGGCGTACTTCCTCGGCGAGTCCCAGGTGGACGCCGCCATCGCGCTCGAAGAGGCGCACAGCCACGCCGCCCACGGCGGCGGCGAGGAGGAGGAACTCGTCAGCCGCACCATGCAGGCGACCGGCGGACTCGCCACCGCACTGCTGGTCTTCGGCGTCGCGGCGGGCGGCATCGCCGCCCTCGTGTTCGCCTACGCGCTGGGCCGCATCGGCAAGTTCGGCGCCCGGGCCACCGCCGCACTGGTCGCGGGAGCGGCCCTGCTCACCGTCTACGTCGTGCCGTTCCTGAAGTACCCGGCGAACCCGCCGGCCGTCGGCGACCCCGACACCATCGGGAAGCGCACCACCCTGTTCTTCCTGATGGTCGCCCTCAGCGTGCTGCTGGCCGTCGCCGCCGTGATCATCGGCAAGCGGCTCGCGCCGAGCCTGGGCAACTGGAACGCGTCCATCGCGGCTGCCGCCGGCTTCGTGCTGGTGATCGGTCTCGCCTATGCCTTCCTGCCCTCGTTCGACGAGGTCGGCAAGGACTTCCCGGCCACCCTGCTGTGGAAGTTCCGGCTCTCCACGCTCGCCGTCCAGACCACGTTCTGGGCCGGCTTCGGCCTGATCTTCGGCTACCTCACCGAGCGGCTGCTGGCCTCCGGGAACGCTGCCGACGCGCCGCGCGTGGCGACGCCGGTGGGCTGACCGCCCGCGCTCCGCACAGAACCCGCCGGGGTACACCCGGCGGGTTCTTGCTGTTCGCGGGCGGGTGCGGCGCTGTCCGGGCAGGGACAGCGGTGTTACGGGCGAGGTCACCCGGAAGAGGTGACGGACGGGGTAGCGGCGCTACGGCTCAACTGTTAACGTTGATGTCGTCGGGTTGCACGGAACCGCCGCGACCCCTGTCGCCAGGAGCAACGTCATGACCGTCGAACAGTCCGAGGCTGTGTCCACCACCAACGCTCCCCGCCGCGTGGCCGTCGTCACCGGAGGGTCCCGGGGCATCGGCCGGGAGAGCGCCGAGCGGCTCGCCGCCGACGGCCTCGCGGTCGTCGTCGGCTACGGGGGCAACCAGGCCGAGGCGGAGGCCGCCGTCGCCGCCATCACCGCCGCGGGCGGCGAGGCGATCGCCCACCGCGCGGATGTGGCCGACGAGACCGCCGTCGCGAGTCTCTTCGACGCCGCGGAGCAGGCGTACGGAGGCGTCGACGTGGTCGTGCACGCGGCGGGCGTGATGGCGCTCGCCCCACTGGCCGACCTCGACCTCGACGTGCTGGACCGGATACACCGCACCAACATCCGGGGCACCTTCGTCGTCGACCAGCAGGCCGCACGGCGGGTGCGCGCGGGCGGGGCCGTCATCAACTTCTCCAGCTCCGTGCTGTCGCTCGCCCTGCCCGGCTACACCGCCTACGCCGCCACCAAGGGGGCCGTCGAGGCGATGACCCTGATCCTCGCCCGTGAGCTGCGCGGGCGGGACATGACGGTCAACGCCGTCGCCCCCGGTCCGACCGCCACCGCCCTCTTCCTGGACGGCAAGGACGAGGAGACCGTCGCACGGATGGCCGCCCAGCCCCCGCTGGAGCGGCTCGGCACCCCGCAGGACATAGCCGAGGTGGTCTCCTTCCTGGCCGGCCCCGCCCGCTGGGTCAACGGCCAGGTCCTGCGGGCCAACGGCGGCATCGTCTGAGCGCCGTGTCCCGGCTTGATAGCGTCCGTCCGATGAGCACCACCACGAGCACACGGACCCGCATCCTCCAGGTGGCCGCCGAACTGGTCGGCGACTCACCCGACGGTGACATCTCCACGCGCGCCGTGTGCGAGGCGGCCCAGGTCGGGGCCCCCGCCCTCTACCGCCACTTCGGGGACAAGGAAGGCCTCCTGTCGGCCGTCGTCGACCACGGCTTCGAGCAATATCTCGCGACGAAACGTGAGCGCGACGAGAGCGCGGACCCCGTGGAGGACCTGCGCCGCGGCTGGGACAGCCACGTCGAATTCGCCGTCCGCAACCCGAACCTCTACCGCCTGATGAACTCCCCGGCGATGCGGACGCCCCCCGCCGCCGCGCTGGAGTCGCACCGCATCCTGACGCGGGACCTGGAAAGGGCGGCCGCCCAGGGCCGGATACGGGTCGCGCCGGAGCTGGCCGCCCAGATGGTCATGTCGGCCAATGTGGGGGTGGCGCTGATGCTGGTCGCCCGCCCCGCGACCTTCGACGACCCCGGCCTGTCCCGCCGGGTGCGCGACGCCGTGCACGCCTCGATCCTCACCCCTGACGCGGCGGCGGGTGCGCCGGAGGAGGCCGAAGTGCCGTCGGCGGCGGCGCGGTTGAGCGCGTTGCTCCGCGAGGCGCAGGGCTCGGGGCTCAGCACGGCGGAGGCGGCGCTGATGAAGGAGTGGCTCGGCCGGGTGGCGAACGCGGGCCCGCGGGACTGAGCGCCGGGCAGCCCCCCCCCGGGGCAGGGGAAGGGCGGCCGGGACGGTGCGGGGGTGGCGTCCGGCGGGGTGCGGGGTTGCGCGGGGCGGGTGGCGGCGGCTGTGAGGTGCGGCCGGGACGGTGGAGGTCACGGGGCGGTGGTCGTCAGGTGCGGCCGGGATGGTGGCTGTCGGGCGCGTTTGGGGATGCCGACGGTCAGATGCGGCCGGGGCGGTGGCGGTCAGGATGTCGTGCGGACGGGGGAGGGCGCGTCGCCGTCGCGCAGCCCGTCCTCCACCAGGCGGGCGGTGTTCTCGACGATGCGTCCGAGGTCCTCGCGCACGTCGTGCTCCTTGCTTCCGTACGGACCGTACGCGGTCACCGAGAGCAGGAGGTCGCCGTTCCACAGGAGGAGGGTGCGGCCGGGGCGCCCCTGGTCGTCGGCCGGTTTCCCGTACGCGGCGTCGTGGACCCGCTCCGGCCCGCGGCCGTGCGCCCGGTCGAGGTCTTCCTTGATGCGGTACGCGCGACGGGCGGGCCCGGCGTCCTCGTACACGGCGGCGGTCGCGCTGAGCTTCCACGACGCCCCGTCCGCGCCCGTGAGACCGGCCAGGCAGCCCGCCTGCCGGTAGCGGTGCCGGGTGCCCTTCTCGCCGATGTCCTCCCTGGTGTCCGGATCGGCGGAATCGGTGGTGGAGCCGACGGTGAACCCCTCGGCGGGCGGCGCGCCCGCGAGCAGTTCGCAGGGGCGGCTCGTCCAGCTGTGCACCCCCGGTGCGCAGGCGGCGGACTTCCCCTGGCCCTCAGCTCCGTCCTGGCCGCCACCGGAGCAGCCGGACACCGCGAGTGCCGCCGATGCGATGAGCGCGGCCACCCGCGCCCGGCGTAATTCGGCGTCCCTCGAGCTACACATTCCCCCGCCCCCTGCCCCTTCGTCCCGGAAAGCTCATTATCGGGTGCTCGTACCGGCGGGTAAAGGAGGACAGGGCCGCACCGGTTCGATGCGACCCTGTCTCTCCCGTACGGCCCGAAGGCGGATCGAGTCAGCTCTCCAGCGACCCGAAGTCGCCCGAGAACGCGGCGGCCATCCGCAGCTGGGTCGCCGCCTCGACCTGCCGCCCCTGGCGCTCCAGGGTCCGGCCCAGCATGAGGCGCGCGTAACTCTCCACCGGGTCGCGCTCCAGGACCGCCCGCAGCTCCTCCTCGGCCCGGCCGAGCCGGGCGGAGTGGTAGTAGGAGCGGGCCAGCAGCAGCCGCGGCGCGACCTGCTCCGGCGCCTCCTCGACGAGCCCGCCCAGGATCCGGGCGGCCGTGACGTACTCCTTGGCCTCGAAGAACATCTGCGCCCGGTCCCACCGGTCGGCGGCCGTGCCGAACTCGTAGTAGGTCTCGTTCACGCGTCCTCCTCGTCATCGTGCGGGCCCGTACGGTGCCGGCCACCGAACTCCCGTCCCGCCGTGCGTTCAGCCATGACAACACCGCATAATGGTTGAACATTCCACTAAATCTTTGGCGTGGGTACCGACGCGCCCCGCCCGTACGGGAATAGGTTGAGCGCCATGAGCAATCTCGATCGCCAGGCCACTCCCTCCGTCTGCGGAGGGCGCGGCTTCGTCGTCGCCGAGCCGGTCCGTGAACTCCTCACCCCCCGCCGCGTACCGCTCGGCGAGTCCACCGAGGTACGCCGCCTGTTGCCCAACCTGGGCCGCCGCATGGTGGGCGCGTGGGCCTTCGTCGACCACTACGGGCCCGATGACATCGCGGACGAGCCCGGTATGCAGGTACCGCCGCACCCGCACATGGGGCTCCAGACCGTCAGCTGGCTCCACGACGGTGAGGTTCTGCACCGCGACAGCCTGGGCAGCCTACAGACCGTGCGCCCCCGCGAGCTGGGCCTCATGACCTCCGGCCGCGCCATCAGCCACTCCGAGGAGAGCCCGAAGCCGCACGCCAGGTTTCTCCACGGCGCCCAGCTCTGGGTGGCCCTCCCCGACGAACACCGCAACGTGGAGCCGCACTTCCAGCACCACACCGACCTCCCCGCCGTCACCGCCCCCGGCCTCACCGCCACCGTGATCCTCGGCGAACTGGACGGCGCGGCCTCACCCGGCACCGCCTACACCCCGATCGTCGGCGCCGACCTCACCCTGACCGAAGGCGCCGAGGCCCGCCTCCCGCTGGACCCGGACTTCGAGTACGCGGTCCTGTCGATGTCCGGAGAGACCGAGGTCGACGGCGTCCCCGTACTGCCCGGATCGATGCTCTACCTCGGCTGCGGCCGCACGGAACTGCCCCTGCGCGCCCTCTCCGACGCGAGCCTGATGCTCCTGGGCGGCGAGCCGTTCGAGGAGGAGATCGTGATGTTCTGGAACTTCATCGGCCGCTCCCACGAGGAGATCGCCCAGGCCCGCGAGGACTGGATGAGCGGGGCCAGGTTCGGTGAGGTGAAGGGCTACGACGGCTCTCCGCTTCCCGCGCCCGAGCTGCCCGCGACGCCGCTGAAGGCGCGGGGGAGGGTGCGCTGACCGGCGTTCCCCGGAAAGGCCCGATCCGGCGGGACCGGCCGGTGAGAGGGCAACCGTGTTCAAGGGAAAAGGGCATGCACGTCCCTCATCAAGGTGGCGGGGTCGATCGGTGAAGTGGTGGATCGATCCCGGGGCGGAACAAGAGCGCCGCTGACGTAGTGTCCGGGGGGAGCATGTACCCCCGTTCACGTACTCCGGCTACGGTCGCCGTAGGGCAGAGGCCGGGTTCGTTCTCGTACCTGAGGGCCTGTAACCTGCGCCGATGGCGTCCCGCGCCACGCGTGGTAGGCGTCGGCGATC
Proteins encoded in this window:
- a CDS encoding 4'-phosphopantetheinyl transferase superfamily protein, which codes for MIERLLPAYVSCAATREESLPEGTLFPEEEELVARSVPKRRNDFTTARACARRAMGGLGLEPVAVLHGKRGMPLWPDGIVGSLTHCDGYRAAALARAADVLSLGVDAEPHAPLPEGVGELVVRPSERARFAVGAGIHWDRLVFSAKESVFKTWYPLTLTELDFDEADLTFHRDDDDRVGGTFTARLVRTDPALPPVLDGRWRVEDGIVATAVLLRPDWREAGGTQGF
- a CDS encoding histidine phosphatase family protein; translation: MTVRVMLVSPAMNAALREARFDGDAPLDPAGERSARAAAPALPRSGTVLSGPSERCLGTAAALGLAARPEPALTGWDLGRWSGRRLDEVGAAEPAAVAAWMGDPSAAPHGGESLRELVERVGGWLDGVPGAEDGGVLAVAEPAVVRAAAVHALALPVEAFWRLDVAPLVLTELSGRSGRWNVRLGRPLTAPQGS
- a CDS encoding CbtB-domain containing protein, with amino-acid sequence MAQSAAPATGAPAITPISAKALAPWAVFVGILALVLLYFVGAEQGATALISGEGVHEWVHDGRHLLGFPCH
- a CDS encoding CbtA family protein; the protein is MNSISVRALLVRGMIAGVIAGALALAVAYFLGESQVDAAIALEEAHSHAAHGGGEEEELVSRTMQATGGLATALLVFGVAAGGIAALVFAYALGRIGKFGARATAALVAGAALLTVYVVPFLKYPANPPAVGDPDTIGKRTTLFFLMVALSVLLAVAAVIIGKRLAPSLGNWNASIAAAAGFVLVIGLAYAFLPSFDEVGKDFPATLLWKFRLSTLAVQTTFWAGFGLIFGYLTERLLASGNAADAPRVATPVG
- a CDS encoding SDR family oxidoreductase encodes the protein MTVEQSEAVSTTNAPRRVAVVTGGSRGIGRESAERLAADGLAVVVGYGGNQAEAEAAVAAITAAGGEAIAHRADVADETAVASLFDAAEQAYGGVDVVVHAAGVMALAPLADLDLDVLDRIHRTNIRGTFVVDQQAARRVRAGGAVINFSSSVLSLALPGYTAYAATKGAVEAMTLILARELRGRDMTVNAVAPGPTATALFLDGKDEETVARMAAQPPLERLGTPQDIAEVVSFLAGPARWVNGQVLRANGGIV
- a CDS encoding TetR/AcrR family transcriptional regulator, translating into MSTTTSTRTRILQVAAELVGDSPDGDISTRAVCEAAQVGAPALYRHFGDKEGLLSAVVDHGFEQYLATKRERDESADPVEDLRRGWDSHVEFAVRNPNLYRLMNSPAMRTPPAAALESHRILTRDLERAAAQGRIRVAPELAAQMVMSANVGVALMLVARPATFDDPGLSRRVRDAVHASILTPDAAAGAPEEAEVPSAAARLSALLREAQGSGLSTAEAALMKEWLGRVANAGPRD
- a CDS encoding tetratricopeptide repeat protein, with amino-acid sequence MNETYYEFGTAADRWDRAQMFFEAKEYVTAARILGGLVEEAPEQVAPRLLLARSYYHSARLGRAEEELRAVLERDPVESYARLMLGRTLERQGRQVEAATQLRMAAAFSGDFGSLES
- a CDS encoding pirin family protein, with translation MSNLDRQATPSVCGGRGFVVAEPVRELLTPRRVPLGESTEVRRLLPNLGRRMVGAWAFVDHYGPDDIADEPGMQVPPHPHMGLQTVSWLHDGEVLHRDSLGSLQTVRPRELGLMTSGRAISHSEESPKPHARFLHGAQLWVALPDEHRNVEPHFQHHTDLPAVTAPGLTATVILGELDGAASPGTAYTPIVGADLTLTEGAEARLPLDPDFEYAVLSMSGETEVDGVPVLPGSMLYLGCGRTELPLRALSDASLMLLGGEPFEEEIVMFWNFIGRSHEEIAQAREDWMSGARFGEVKGYDGSPLPAPELPATPLKARGRVR